Proteins encoded together in one Vicinamibacterales bacterium window:
- a CDS encoding outer membrane beta-barrel protein — protein sequence MTITAAVGPSFATLGTTLAATAGLDVKLNDRASIVGEFGVLAHAPFREAAEVAPALGSADGSRVNAYHWNGNLRLRPFEMGRVEPYVTGGIGSFTADTVVSDRFVGTSRFAEHRRATDLATNLGAGVTYPFNDWAGVGADYCTFFVHRDGTTPRVNRITAGLTFSVK from the coding sequence GTGACGATCACTGCCGCGGTCGGACCGTCGTTCGCCACGCTCGGCACGACGCTCGCCGCGACCGCGGGTCTCGACGTGAAGCTCAACGATCGCGCCTCGATCGTGGGCGAGTTCGGTGTGCTGGCGCACGCCCCGTTCCGTGAGGCCGCGGAAGTGGCGCCGGCGCTCGGGAGCGCCGACGGCTCGCGCGTCAACGCGTATCACTGGAACGGGAACCTGCGGCTGCGTCCGTTCGAGATGGGCCGCGTCGAGCCGTACGTCACGGGCGGTATCGGTTCGTTCACCGCGGATACCGTCGTGAGCGACCGGTTCGTGGGGACGTCGCGATTTGCCGAACATCGCAGGGCGACCGACCTGGCCACCAACCTGGGCGCGGGCGTGACGTATCCCTTCAACGACTGGGCAGGCGTGGGCGCCGACTACTGCACGTTCTTCGTGCACCGCGACGGAACGACCCCGCGCGTGAACCGCATCACCGCGGGCCTGACGTTCTCGGTCAAGTAG